The Vibrio gazogenes DNA segment CTACACTGACACCACTCGTTCAACACCGCAGACAGTCCCCCACGCGTTGCATCACGCATCGCATGAATATCGATGGAATCGGCTAACAACGCCTCAACCACTGGCCACAATACGGCACAGTCACTGATGATGGGGTGCGCAAGCCGTAGTGATTCTCTGGCAGCCAGAATACAAGCGCCGTGGCACCCGATATCCCGGGAAACCAAAATCACATCCCCTGCCATGATTCGGTGAGCCGAGACATCTGCTTTTTGTATTGCACCGATACCCGTGGTATTGATGAACACCTTATCAGCCATGCCTCTGGGCACGACTTTGGTATCACCACAGACGATTTGGGTCTGACCGACAGCAAGCTCTGTTGCCATGGCATCGACAATTGCCTCTAACTCACGAATGAGCGTGCCTTCTTCAATGATGAAACTACAACTCAAATAAGTCGGTTTTGCTGCAACCATCGCCAAGTCATTACAAGTCCCGGCGACCGCAAGTGTCCCGATGTTGCCACCGGCAAAAAAATGGGGAGAAACGGTGAAACTGTCGGTGGTCATGGCCAGCGGTGACGGCATATTCAATGTGGCAGCATCTTCAGCCTGATTGAGAATATCGTTACCAAACCGTTGCCAAAACAGATGCCGGATCAGGTGATTCATCTCCACACCACCGCCACCATGGCTCAATTGAACTGTCGGTTGTTTGTTCATGAATGATTACTCCTGTGGCGCTGTGTGAAAACCGGCATAACGATAATAAGCATTGCAAGCACCTTCAGAGCTCACCATACAGCTCCCCATCGGCCGACTCGGCTGACATGCTTTACCAAAAACTTTGCAATCCGTCGGACTGGCAAGCCCGCGTAAAATATCCCCACAGCGGCACGCTTTGTGATCCGGTACCGGGGCTTGTGGTAGCAGCGATTCAAACAACACTTCCGCGTCCATATCCGCATATTGCGCCCGAAGCTTCAGGGCAGACTGCGGAATATTCCCCAACCCACGCCAGTTAAATGCAGCGCGAACATCAAAAACATCGGCAATACATGTCTGAGCAACCGCATTCCCCTCAAATGAAACCGCTCGCGAGTATTGCGTCTGCAAGGCAGGCTGGCCACTCAAAGCGAGTTCAACCAGCATCAATACCGATTCCAACACATCGACAGGCTCAAAACCGGCCACCACCACCGGAATCTGGTAATGCTGAACGATCGGTTGATAAATTTTTGCACCAGTTATCACGCTGACATGCGACGGGCCGAGAAATGCATTCACGCGCGTCATTGAATCCGCCATCACTGCATCCATTGCAGGTGGCACCAGTACATGATTAATGTGAAAACTGAGATTGGTCAGTTGTAGACGTCGCGCTTGTTGTACTAAAACCGCAGTCATGGGGGTTGTGGTTTCGAAACCGATAGCGAAATAAACCACCTTCTGCTGTGGATTCTGTTGTGCAATCTCAAGCACATCCATCGGGTCATAAATCGGCACAACCGAACCGCCATTGGCCCGACATTCGGCCAAAGACAAACGAGAACCCGGCACCCGAATCATATCGCCTAAGGTCACCAGAATGACCCCTTCGGTCTGTGCCAGAATAATGGCATGATCAATCCGTTCTTTCGGCATGATACAAACCGGACACCCCGGCCCATGCACAAAATGTAAATTCTCCGGCAATAGTTGCTGAATGCCATATTTCATAATGGTGTGTGTGTGCCCGCCACACACCTCCATCATGTAAAGCGGCTCCGGTAAGTCACGTGCTTTATGTCGAATTTGCTCCGCCAAAGCACGAATCACTGCTGGTTGCCGAAAGCCCTGATACAAAGTCCGGACCGAATCTGTCACCGTTGTTTCGTCATTCATCACTTCACCCGACCCACATGTCATCAGAACTAACCTGACTGATCAGTTCGCGATAGGTTTGCAGACTTTCCTTTGCTTCTTGCTGATCAATTTTACTGATCGCAAACCCCACATGAATCAGTAAGTGTTCACCAACCTGAATGGGTTCTGATATCAAGTGGGTACTAACTTCTCTCTCGACACCTAATGTATCGACGACAGCGGTCATCTGTTCTTGATCGACACTGACAACACTCGCGGGAATACATAAACACATCTCTCATTACTCTCTGTTGCCCGATCAATCAGCCCCTAGGACTGCCCCATCGGATCATTCTCAATTACTCAGCGCTGGTGAATGCCATACCAGAGCTGTCCCATCGCAATACCGCTATCATTGACCGGAACCATAGTGCCGCTATATATCGGCTGTGTGTGTTCATCCCAGTTGTGCCACAAGATATCCATCAACAATCGGTTCTGAAAAACGCCGCCACTGACAATCACCGGCAGTGATGGATAACGACCCGCCATCTGCTGAATCGCCCCGGCCAGCGCTGCAATCAGCCCCTGACAAGCATCGGACACGGCCTCTTGGCTGAGCCAAATTTTCGATTCAATCCCCCGAATCAACAACGGTTGCCAATCCAGTAGCGAAGTCCCGTCTTCCCAGTTCATCTCCCACGGTGTATCGGCTTGCCCCGCTGTCATTGCTGCAGATTCCACCAGTAAGCCACTTTCGCCGTCAAAATCAGGCCGCCCCAGCAATGCACCTAAACAGGCCCACGCATCGAACAGTCGCCCGACAGAAGTACACCGTGGTGAGTGTTGACCGGACAGCCACAGTTGATGAAGGTTGAAAAAGTCATGTTCATGCCACGATTGAAATGCCGGATGTGCCAGTGACTGGATGTCTTGCAGTGAATAACATTCAAGTAGCATCGCCAGAAGAATCCGGGCGGGCTCACGAATGGCCTGCTCTCCGCCAATCAAGCGAAACGGCTTTAAACAACCACAACGTTGATAACCTTGCGTATCCGCCAGCAAGACTTCTCCGCCCCAGACCGTGTCATCATCGCCCATACCGGTACCATCAAATGCAAATCCTAATACGGGGCCGGTTAACTGATATTCTGCCATCACCGCCAGAATATGAGCGTGATGATGCTGTACCTGTAAAAGGTTGCCGGATTGCGCTTTAGCGGACTGGGTTGAAAAATATCCCGGGTGATAGTCACAAACCCATTGTGAAGGCTCACACTGGTATAGATGTTGAAATAACGAAATCGTCTTTTCATACCGTTGTTGTGTATCCAGATCATCCAGATCACCGATATAGGGCGACAACATAGCCTGTCCGGACAAGGCCATAGCAATCGTCGCTTTTTGCTGAGCCCCCATTGCCACAACAGGCGCCCCCTGATAATCACAGTGATGACTGAATGGTGCATAACCTCTTGCCATCCGCAGCACCCGAATAGCGTGACCGGCCTGATGAACAATACTATCGTCACAAGGATTGGCAATCGGCCGATCATGATCCAACACACCGTCTAAAGCTTCGCCAAACAGACGCAACATCTCATCGCTGTCAGTCACTAGTGGCATCCCGGAAAGATTGCCGCTGGTCATCACGAGAATCGGCTCACTCCGGTAGCGACGATATTGCTCAAACAGCAGATGATGTAACGGGGTATAAGGGAGCATCACGCCCAAATAAGGACTGTCGCACGAAACGTCGGGGACAAGATGCGGATGAGAGCGACGCTTCATCAACACGATCGGGGCAGCACTGGCGGCTAATGCCTGCCATTCGGCAGTTTCCCCACTGACATATTGCATCGCGGTTTCGACACAATCGACCATGACAGCAAAGGGTTTACGCTGACGGTGCTTCATTTGGCGCAATTTCATCACACTGGCTGGCAAGGTTGCATCACAAACCAGATGGAAGCCCCCAATCCCTTTCACAGCGATCACACCGCCACGGCTGAGTATCTCGGCAGCGTGTTCAAATACCTCATCATACCGGGTAGCCTGAGTATCACGCAGAGAAACCCTCGGTCCACAATGGTGACAACTGGTGGGCTGCGCATGATAGCGTCGATTGCTCGGCTCTTGATAGGCCTGTAAACATGACGGGCAGAAATCAAACGCTTTCATTGAGGTGTTTACCCGATCATAAGGCAGTTGCTCAATAATCGAATATCTGGGACCACAATGGGTACAGTTGATAAATGGATAGTGATAATAAGGAGAACGTTCATCATTCATTTCAGACAAACATTCAGGGCAGATCGACTGATCCGGAGCAACACTGACAGCGACATGCGTCTCATGCTGACTCGGATGAATGGTAAACCCTTGTGCGCGCCCCAGATGCTGACGCGAGCAAGCAACATCATCAACTCTGGCAAGCCGGGGCGGACGTTCATGCAGCGCCCGAACAAACAAATCAAGTGCCTCTTTGCGCCCCTGAACGTCAATTTTGACACCGGCAGAGCTATTCATCACCCAGCCGGATAAATGATGCTGAACCGCAAGCTGATAGACAAAGGGGCGGAAACCGACCCCTTGAACAACCCCGGAGACACAAATAAAATATCGTTCATTCATGGCACAACCAGCCCTGAGAACTAAAGAGACGAGAGAACGAAAAGTCTGCTCATTGAAAACACTTTCTTATGGAAGAAAACCCTGCCCACTCAAGAGAGTAGAAACGAACCACCCAGCATGGCGACAATAGCGCCAAGCATTTTCACCAAGCGGCCACTGGCTGAAAAACGCAACACAGCACTGCCAATGACAATACCGGTCATATGTAACAAGAACGTGGAAAGTACAAAGCCACTGAAATAAGCCAATGCATGGCTATTGAACGGCATCTCTGCACCGTGTGCCATCCCATGAAAGACCGCAAATGCCATGACTAAAACCGTGACCCATAAATGAGAAACTTGCACACTCCGCCAGAGCAAAATGCCCATCACGACGACACTGAGCGCGATATACAGTTCTACGCTCGGGATCACTAAACCGGACACCCCTAAAATGCCACCGACAATCATCAATGCGATGAAAGAAAGCGGCATCTGCCAGCGACTTCTTCCCCCAAATAAAGCCGCCAAGACACCAACACTGATCATCACACTAAGATGATCGACACCAGTCAGTGGATGCAAGATGCCACTTTCAAAACCATGATCTCCCCCATGACCGGAGTGTGCGAATGCCAGTGGAGAAAACAAAACCAGTAACCCAAGGAGTAAATTCTTTATTTTCATGTTGATCTCTTTCTCTAAGACTAAATATATTCCCAACTATTGATTCAACCCGAGAATCCTTTCTGCGTGCGTATAAATATTGGCTTGTCCCGGCCGG contains these protein-coding regions:
- the hypE gene encoding hydrogenase expression/formation protein HypE → MNKQPTVQLSHGGGGVEMNHLIRHLFWQRFGNDILNQAEDAATLNMPSPLAMTTDSFTVSPHFFAGGNIGTLAVAGTCNDLAMVAAKPTYLSCSFIIEEGTLIRELEAIVDAMATELAVGQTQIVCGDTKVVPRGMADKVFINTTGIGAIQKADVSAHRIMAGDVILVSRDIGCHGACILAARESLRLAHPIISDCAVLWPVVEALLADSIDIHAMRDATRGGLSAVLNEWCQCSGMQLAIQEAQIPVDDAVRGICELCGFEPCDLANEGTFVIAVPAAQAQRTLEVLQQFHSQAAVIGEAVSLSPAKPVLHTAWGSRRYLDFPAGELLPRIC
- the hypD gene encoding hydrogenase formation protein HypD, whose product is MNDETTVTDSVRTLYQGFRQPAVIRALAEQIRHKARDLPEPLYMMEVCGGHTHTIMKYGIQQLLPENLHFVHGPGCPVCIMPKERIDHAIILAQTEGVILVTLGDMIRVPGSRLSLAECRANGGSVVPIYDPMDVLEIAQQNPQQKVVYFAIGFETTTPMTAVLVQQARRLQLTNLSFHINHVLVPPAMDAVMADSMTRVNAFLGPSHVSVITGAKIYQPIVQHYQIPVVVAGFEPVDVLESVLMLVELALSGQPALQTQYSRAVSFEGNAVAQTCIADVFDVRAAFNWRGLGNIPQSALKLRAQYADMDAEVLFESLLPQAPVPDHKACRCGDILRGLASPTDCKVFGKACQPSRPMGSCMVSSEGACNAYYRYAGFHTAPQE
- a CDS encoding HypC/HybG/HupF family hydrogenase formation chaperone, with the protein product MCLCIPASVVSVDQEQMTAVVDTLGVEREVSTHLISEPIQVGEHLLIHVGFAISKIDQQEAKESLQTYRELISQVSSDDMWVG
- the hypF gene encoding carbamoyltransferase HypF → MNERYFICVSGVVQGVGFRPFVYQLAVQHHLSGWVMNSSAGVKIDVQGRKEALDLFVRALHERPPRLARVDDVACSRQHLGRAQGFTIHPSQHETHVAVSVAPDQSICPECLSEMNDERSPYYHYPFINCTHCGPRYSIIEQLPYDRVNTSMKAFDFCPSCLQAYQEPSNRRYHAQPTSCHHCGPRVSLRDTQATRYDEVFEHAAEILSRGGVIAVKGIGGFHLVCDATLPASVMKLRQMKHRQRKPFAVMVDCVETAMQYVSGETAEWQALAASAAPIVLMKRRSHPHLVPDVSCDSPYLGVMLPYTPLHHLLFEQYRRYRSEPILVMTSGNLSGMPLVTDSDEMLRLFGEALDGVLDHDRPIANPCDDSIVHQAGHAIRVLRMARGYAPFSHHCDYQGAPVVAMGAQQKATIAMALSGQAMLSPYIGDLDDLDTQQRYEKTISLFQHLYQCEPSQWVCDYHPGYFSTQSAKAQSGNLLQVQHHHAHILAVMAEYQLTGPVLGFAFDGTGMGDDDTVWGGEVLLADTQGYQRCGCLKPFRLIGGEQAIREPARILLAMLLECYSLQDIQSLAHPAFQSWHEHDFFNLHQLWLSGQHSPRCTSVGRLFDAWACLGALLGRPDFDGESGLLVESAAMTAGQADTPWEMNWEDGTSLLDWQPLLIRGIESKIWLSQEAVSDACQGLIAALAGAIQQMAGRYPSLPVIVSGGVFQNRLLMDILWHNWDEHTQPIYSGTMVPVNDSGIAMGQLWYGIHQR
- a CDS encoding HupE/UreJ family protein, whose amino-acid sequence is MKIKNLLLGLLVLFSPLAFAHSGHGGDHGFESGILHPLTGVDHLSVMISVGVLAALFGGRSRWQMPLSFIALMIVGGILGVSGLVIPSVELYIALSVVVMGILLWRSVQVSHLWVTVLVMAFAVFHGMAHGAEMPFNSHALAYFSGFVLSTFLLHMTGIVIGSAVLRFSASGRLVKMLGAIVAMLGGSFLLS